The following proteins are encoded in a genomic region of Brachypodium distachyon strain Bd21 chromosome 1, Brachypodium_distachyon_v3.0, whole genome shotgun sequence:
- the LOC100835617 gene encoding transcription factor ILI4, protein MSGRRSSSRGNSVSEEEINELISKLQSLLPASARRRGSSQASTTKLLKETCSYIKSLHREVDDLSDRLSDLMATMDHNSPGAEIIRSLLR, encoded by the exons ATGTCGGGCAGGAGGTCGTCGTCCCGCGGTAACTCCgtgtcggaggaggagatcaacGAGCTCATCTCCAAGCTCCAGTCTTTGCTCCCGGccagcgcgcgccgccgcggcagcagccAG GCGTCGACGACGAAGCTGCTCAAGGAGACGTGCAGCTACATCAAGAGCCTGCACCGGGAAGTGGACGACCTGAGCGACCGGCTCTCCGACCTCATGGCCACCATGGACCACAACAGCCCCGGCGCCGAGATCATCCGCAGCCTTCTCCGCTAG